Proteins encoded in a region of the Micropterus dolomieu isolate WLL.071019.BEF.003 ecotype Adirondacks linkage group LG09, ASM2129224v1, whole genome shotgun sequence genome:
- the LOC123976720 gene encoding toll-like receptor 13: MKLAHMRTAPGKEDQESPLLLRISSSESPASEIAVGPSFIFQQDNDPKHTSRLCKGCLTKKESDGVLRQMTWPPQSPDLNPIECSPLNNMNSNKSPPDSNSTIKPAVVLKISMLRHQLFQFLSSLQTVILKDNKLQQVTDIQPILQLPHLQELNIGGNLFTSFQTKDLLLNVSSGLKLLNVSDNAKLEKFSITTQIFPHLEMIDFSDSGQAAGLKWDIPDKTLLRNITQLDFSGTLIPFEEIQKVLQSLDSLMHLRLSYMETFIQKGLLATVCKIPTLRRLDLLYNPVANLGSKFVTCSQLNELDLTDTYMTELPKGSMRLMKSLRSLTLANNFLTSVPDDIRSLSSLEVLYLRDNRISELTCDDFINTTRLTELYLDYNHIAKLDRCVFENLNDLKVLDMSNNLLWTFGGAFKTGLQKLEFLNLNKHFVSILENGDFQGLGSLKYLDLASKHIARVKSNAFQGLNNLSTLKVSLPLEFENKFRSLQQLENLTVYFDTDGSFKSPHSNFYEDLFQLKSLKIFTVICRVDHYGFPFDIPMNILQTMKHLEDFTAENLYISAPDPDTFRNNPQLKRLTLSQTDLSDLGPELFQPIPNLQALDLSYSKLKSLDFLAQADLSALTFLKLSDNDITVINETVFQSLPALTYLDLDNNPFTCDCSNAGFIQWVKNNNQTQVVNAHMYTCSFPVVEQGNKLLDFDIQSCWMDVGFLCFICSTCLTLLTLLAAFVFHFLRWQLAYAYYLFLAFLYDSRKRKKNGAPHQYDAFISYNVHDEAWVYREMLPVLEGEQGWRLCLHHRDFQPVSPYYRMRKLVKGRTYLSWPQAGQHKGVFWQNVSRALETGDAPTETADLLTGPAGC, translated from the exons ATGAAACTGGCTCACATGAGGACCGCCCCAGGAAAGGAAGACCAAGAGTCACCTCTGCTGCTGAGGATAAGTTCATCCGAGTCACCAGCCTCAGAAATCGCAG TTGGACCATCATTTATCtttcaacaggacaatgaccccaaacacacctccaggcTGTGTAAGGGCTGTCTGACCAAGAAGGAGAGTGATGGAGTGCTGCGCCAGATGAcctggcctccacagtcaccggACCTGAACCCGATCGA ATGTTCACCCCTGAACAACATGAACAGCAACAAATCTCCACCTGACAGTAACTCAACAATCAAACCTGCCGTGGTCCTAAAGATCAGCAT GCTGCGTCATCAGTTATTCCAGTTCCTTTCCAGCTTACAAACTGTGATTCTAAAAGACAACAAGCTCCAACAAGTCACTGACATTCAGCCCATCTTACAGCTACCACACCTACAGGAGCTGAACATTGGAGGAAATCTATTTACCTCCTTTCAGACCAAAGATCTGCTGCTGAACGTGTCCTCAGGACTGAAGCTGTTAAATGTTTCTGATAATGCTAAGTTAGAAAAGTTCAGCATCACAACACAGATCTTTCCTCACCTTGAGATGATAGACTTTTCTGACAGTGGCCAAGCTGCTGGCTTGAAATGGGACATACCTGACAAGACTTTACTAAGGAACATAACTCAGCTGGATTTCAGCGGCACTTTGATTCCTTTTGAAGAGATCCAAAAAGTCCTGCAGAGTCTTGACTCACTGATGCATCTGAGGCTGAGTTATATGGAGACGTTTATCCAGAAAGGTCTCTTAGCTACAGTGTGCAAAATACCGACACTAAGGAGGCTGGATCTGTTGTACAACCCTGTTGCCAATTTAGGTTCAAAATTTGTAACTTGCTCTCAGCTTAATGAGCTCGACTTGACCGATACATACATGACTGAACTGCCGAAAGGCTCGATGAGATTGATGAAGAGTCTGAGGTCCCTAACTCTAGCCAACAACTTTCTCACCAGTGTGCCAGATGACATTAGGAGTCTCTCCTCCCTCGAGGTTCTATATCTTAGAGACAATCGTATCTCTGAGTTGACATGTGATGATTTCATAAACACAACGCGACTTACGGAGCTCTATCTGGACTATAACCACATTGCCAAACTGGACAGGTGTGTATTTGAAAATCTTAATGATCTGAAGGTTTTAGATATGAGTAACAACTTGCTGTGGACATTTGGAGGGGCCTTTAAAACAGGACTGCAGAAGCTTGAGTTCTTGAATTTGAACAAACACTTTGTATCAATTCTTGAAAATGGAGATTTTCAAGGTTTAGGTTCCCTAAAATATTTGGATCTGGCATCAAAACATATCGCAAGAGTGAAAAGTAACGCTTTTCAAGGACTGAACAATCTCAGTACTCTTAAAGTGTCTCTTCCACTTGAGTTTGAAAATAAATTCAGAAGTTTACAACAGTTAGAAAATCTCACAGTCTACTTCGATACTGACGGAAGTTTTAAAAGTCCTCATTCAAACTTCTATGAAGATTTGTTCCAGTTAAAATCTTTGAAGATTTTTACTGTAATATGCAGAGTTGATCACTATGGCTTCCCCTTTGACATACCGATGAATATTCTACAAACTATGAAACATTTAGAGGACTTCACAGCTGagaatttatatatttctgctcCAGATCCCGACACATTTAGAAACAATCCCCAGCTCAAGCGTCTGACACTCAGTCAGACTGACTTGTCAGATTTGGGTCCTGAACTGTTTCAGCCAATCCCAAACCTGCAGGCTCTCGATCTCTCTTACAGTAAGCTCAAATCTTTGGATTTTCTGGCCCAGGCCGACCTGTCTGcactcacatttttaaaactgagTGACAATGACATTACAGTGATCAACGAGACGGTCTTCCAGTCTCTCCCTGCACTCACATATCTGGACCTGGACAATAATCCTTTCACCTGTGACTGCTCTAACGCCGGCTTTATCCAATGGGTGAAGAACAACAACCAAACTCAGGTTGTTAACGCCCATATGTACACCTGTTCCTTTCCTGTGGTGGAGCAAGGAAACAAGTTGCTGGACTTTGACATCCAGTCCTGTTGGATGGACGTCGGCTTCCTCTGCTTCATTTGCAGCACTTGTCTGACTTTGCTAACTCTTCTCGCTGCCTTCGTCTTCCACTTTCTGAG GTGGCAGCTAGCCTACGCATACTACCTCTTCCTGGCCTTCCTCTATGAtagcaggaagaggaagaagaacgGAGCGCCTCACCAATACGACGCCTTCATCTCCTACAACGTTCACGACGAGGCCTGGGTTTACAGAGAGATGCTTCCAGTGCTGGAAGGAGAGCAGGGCTGGAGGCTCTGTCTGCACCACAGAGACTTCCAACCAG